The sequence GGGCGCAAACAAATTCGCCTCAGCCAAGTCAATCCCAGCGGGGGTAAGGATACGGAAGAAACAGATTAATGTTGGGCTTAAAGTTGTTTATGGGTGTGGGGGTGTTGGCGAATATTATCGCTATCCCGCACGGAGCGGCGGCTATTCAAAACCCGCTTCCGTTCTAAATTGAAATTCAAATCTCGCCGTTCCTGGCCAACCGCTACATGGGTCATGGCTTGGGGTTCCCGGAGGTAGGTGCGGGCGGCGGCAATGGCTCGTTCCCAAAAATCCGCGCAGGGTTGGGCGTGGGGAAAATATTCCGCCATCACCTGGGTGGCTTCCCCCAAGGTAGTGGCCCGCAGGACGGCGTAGGAGGTGGGCATCCCCTGGAGCAAAGGGCCCAGGGTGGCGGTGGGGATCGGTTCAATGATCGGCAGTTCGGTCAAGTCCCCTTCTTCTTTCCAAAAGCAGTGGGCAAGCCCTAATAGCAGATAGGATTGGGGATTCAGGTCAGGGGGAAGGGCGGGCAACATGGAGAAACCTTAGGGCTGGGTGAGCCAAATGACCTGGCGTTGGTGCGGTTGCAGGCGATGGGTCGCTTTTTGTTGTAAACGGGGTTGCTGTTGGGGGTCAAAGGTGCGTTGAAACTGGGTCTGCAATTCCCGTACCTGGGCTTCCGTGCGTGCCAATTCGGTTTGCAAAAATTGCGAGCGTTGTTGCTGTTGCTGGTGGTAGGGAATTAAACGTACCAATGCCACGACCATGCCGGTACACACCAATCCCTGGATGGCAAAACCCCAAAATAATTCCTGGCTGGAGGGAACTTGGGCGGGGCGGTGAGCGACTGAAGGACGGGGGGCTGGCATACTGGGGAAAGACAAAAGAACTGCAATCTGAGCTTATGCGCCTAGTTTATATTAATTGTCATGTCAAAAGCTGTCCACTCCCGTTGGCACCCTCTCGCCGGTGACGCTTCCATGAGGCAAGTCATGCACATGATACCCAAGGCATTCCGGCGCAAGGAATCCCTCGCTCCCTGGCGGGTTCCCCAAGGGCTACGGCGTTGGGGGGTATTTGTCCTACTGTTGGTTTTGAGTTTGGGCTTGGTGGTGGCACCGGTGCAGGCCCAACGGAGTGGGGTGCCCTGGCCGGTACTACTCCAACGGGGGTTAGAAATTCTGCAATGGAGCAACCTCTCCGACCGGCAGGAGGTGCAGTTGGGACAGCAAATCCATCAACAACTTCTGGGGCGGGAATTTCAGGTACATAACGACCCGGATTTGCAACAATATATCACCGAGATTGGTCAACGGCTGGTGGGGGTGAGTGAACGCCCCAATTTGCCCTACGAATTTACCCTGGTTCGCAGTCCCCAGGTGAATGCCTTTGCCACCATGGGCGGGTTTGTGTATGTGACGACGGGGCTACTCAAAAGTGTGGACAACGAGGCCCAATTGGCGGGGGTGATCGGGCATGAAATTGGGCATATCACTAATCGTCATGTGGTACGGCAGTTGCAACAGTTGGCGGTTGCCCAGGGGATTAGCACCCTGTTGGGGACGGATGGGAGTCGGTTGAATGCGGTGGTGATTGAATTGGCTCTGCGTCGCCCCCGCAGTCGGGAGCATGAACTGGAGGCGGACCGCAGTGGTTTGAATTATTTGCTCCGTTCTGGGTATGATGCCCGGGGGTTGTTGGAATTTTTGGCAAAACTCCAAGGTCAGGGCACCCCGCCCACCTTTCTCAGTACCCACCCGGCTCCCCAAACTCGCATCGTCGCCCTGCGGGAACAAATGCCTGCCAACTCATCCGGTGGGGGCACCGACCCGCAAGCCTACCGACAACGGGTGCTTAGCCGCTTGCCCTAGGGGGATACCCTGCTTCCCCAAAAGCCCATGTTGAAACGGATATAACCTGAGAAGTTCCAGCGAACAGTACACTGGAAATAGTGTGAAACCCTAACCGTCATGTTCCTAGCCATTGCCAATCACAAGGGTGGGGTTGGGAAAACCACTGCCACCCTAGCACTAGGGGGCTTATTGTCCGAGCTAGGAGCCTGTTTGGTGGTTGACCTCGACCCCCAGGGGAATCTCACCACTGGTTTGGGGGTGGAATTGGGTTCCGACCAGCCGGGAGCGTACCATTGGCTGACCGGGCAAGTCACCAGCGCCCAGGTGATTCAAAAAACCGCCAGCGGTCTCTATCTGTTGCCTGCCGATGGGAATCTCAGTCGGGCAGAAATGGAACTTTTACAGAAAAGTGGAGCGTTTTACACCCTGCGGGATCGGTTGGCGGGCTGTCGGGAACAGTTTCGCTATGTGTTGATGGATTGCCCTCCCAGCCGGGGACTCCTGACGATCAATGCCCTCGCCGCCGCTGACTATGTACTGATTCCCGTCCAGTGCCAATTTTTTGCGCTCAAAGGGCTGTCGGCACTCTTGGAAACCGTGGACCACGTCCAACGCCGCCTGAATCCCAAATTACATATCCTGGGGGTGTTACCCACGATGGCGGAAATGCAAACGATCATGACTCAAGATGTCCTAAATGCCCTCAACGCCCAGCAAAATTTTCCGATCTTCAAACCCCTCCCCAAATCCGTGAAATTTCCCGAATCCAACCTGGCTGGGGAACCGATTCATCGTTACACCAACGACCGCCGCCTCCTGGAACCCCTGGTGGAATTGGTCAAATTTATTCAACGGCAGGAAAAACCGTGAAACCCCGCCCCCGCCTCACCGAAGACAACAACCCCCTCAACCGCCGCCCGGTTTCCAGTGGGGATAGCCTAACGCCCCCGGTGACCACCCCCCCGGCCACCGAATGGGTGAGCTATCAAATCCCCCCCGAATTGCGGCAGGAATTGCACGCCCTACAACAACAATGGCAAACCCAAATGCCGGAACTCACCGAGTCGCAACTGGTGGAATTGGCACTGAAATTTTTTTTAGACCAATCCCGCAAGGTGCCGCCGCCAAAACCAACACCCCAACTGCCCCCCACCGCCGAACCAGAAGATTTAATGGGTTATTTGGATTAATCGCAAAATTACAGTCTTTTAAGTAATTATGGGATACATTGGTCAATCATGCTGAGGTTTTAGAATAATCAAGGCTTTTTGTATCCTGTAATTGACAAATAAACTGTATATCCTTCAAGCGATTCTACTCCACTCTAAAGACTTTCAAGACTTCATCGCCCAGGTGGTTGATGACTTTCACAGCGATATTACCCGATGTGGGTTTGGGGAAAGGGCGGGAGGTGTCGCTTCTCAGTGTGTCCCAGGTGGCTTCGTCTATTTCGGCTCTGAGGGAGTTTTTCAGGGCTTTGTAGGAGTCGCTACTGGCTCCAATAAAATAGGCATGACGGACAAAAAAGCTCTCATGGTTGTAGTTGGTGTCTAGGAACCAACAGGCAATTTCATCCCCATCGCTGGAGCGTACTTCCCCAGTTTGGGGGTGAAAGACATCCACGCCACGAATTTGCACTTGATAAAATTTTTTAGGACTGACCATATCATCTCAATTGGATTAAATTCTGGTGAATAAACAGGGAGAGACAGCCTTTTAGGTGGTTACAGGATACGGCTGTAAACCTCTAAACTCTTTTCCCAGATAGAAATAGACGAATGCCTGCGAGACGACAGACTAATGTATGGCGCAAAAGCATCCTCCGCCTTACCAGGGGCTACCAATCATACTAAACCCAGACCAGAAGTAGGGGTGGGCAAAGTCTAGTCCTTTCACTTGAGCCAGTTCTGAGGGCAAAGGAATGCTCTGGCCGCTCCGGGTCACCAATCGTAGTTGTGGTCCTTCCACTTTGGTTTGACCCCGTAGTAATGCCAGTTGGGCTTGCCGTAGAGCTTCTGCTTTAATCGGGGTACTCTGGAGGTTGGTGTAAAATTCTGCCATCAAAGCAAAAGTGGAGGTATCATCCACATTCCATAGCGAGGCCACTGCGGTTTGCACACCGGTTTTCACCGCCAAACCCGCAAAGCCAAATTCTACCGTTGGGTCAGTTATGTCTCCGATCAGTGTGCGACACGCCCCCAAGGTCAGTAATTCTACTCCCTGTAGGGAGAGTTGGGGCAATTGGGTGACGGGCAGGTTCTGATTGTTGCCAAATACAATGTAAGAATCACGCAAATCCCCAGGTTTGAAGGTGGCGTGGGTGGCCAAATGCACCATCCGAAATTGCCCCGACTTGCGCTCTTGGATCAACCGCTCTGGGGTAAAGTCTTGGTTGAGGAAATAGCGACCCGGCCAGACGCTGGTAATGGTCTTCAGTTCCGTCGGCACAGAGGGCAGGGGGTTTTCATTGGCAAAGGTGGAAGCACCCATCGCCAATACCTCGGCACCCTGGAGGGAGCGATAGCGGGTGGAAATCAGGTTGACACTGGGGGTCATCGCCAGATTGTATTTCTCAATTAGAAATTGCTTACCGTCATGGAGAGCGGCCAACGGCAGGAGGCGAATCCCCCTATCCGGTACCACCAGTAGGGTATCAATCCCTTGCGCTTGCAATTCTGGCGCAATCGGCTCAATTAGCCAGCGGTAGAGGGTTTGCGCATCTTTGAGGTATTCTTTGCCCCCCACCCAGCGACGGTCAGACAGCTGGTTGCGGAAGCGACTGATCACCCTGAAAACTTCATCCCGGCGGGCACTGGGCACTCCCCGATAGATAAGCGGTGCAGTTTTCGGTTGCTGAACCAGACCTGTTGCCAAATCAACCGAGGCCACCACGATGCCCTGGTTTTGGGCAACGCCTTGGGGAATGCCTGGGGTGAGCATTACGATACTTAGGTTGATTTGATCCAACACCCAATAGACAATAGCCGTTTTGCGCCCCGTTTGTTTGTAGATGTTTTGTAAAAGAGTCTGGACATCCGCAGCGGAACGCAGGGTATTGGCGGCTTTCACCCCCAAATAGTTGGCAAACTCCGCACCGAAGGCCACATCCAGGGAGAAAATCCCCTCCTCGGTTGCCACGTCCAGTTCTGTCCTGAGAACTTTGGTACTTTTATCGGTGACATCACTCAAAGTGATGGTATTGCCAATGAAAGCGAGAAGATTATTCTTGTCCTCACCATTGCTGACGAACGTGGAACCAAATTCAGAAATACGGAGAACCCCCGGCGCACTTCCAGCTCCCGTGCCTTGGTAAATGATTGTGCCGCTGTTCGTACTCACGAAGGCATTAGACAGAATACCGACATTTGCAGTACCTATACCTCGCCCTATGCCTAGAATACTGATCGCTCCACTATTACTAATAATTTGCGTGTCTAGTAAAGACACCCCTAAATTGAAATTCGTTCCATTCCCCCCTATTCCTTGATAGGTAATGTTGCCACTCTCGGTCTTTACTTGAACACCTGTACCTTGCAAAATACCTTGATTCAATTCCTTTGTTCCCCCCCCACGGCCGTTGATGCTAATTGACCCCGTGGTAAAAATCTTGGTGTTTTTACCTTCTAAAAAGACACCAGTGTTCCTGTCCATTCCATCGCCTCCTATGCCTTGGTAGGCGATATTCCCGTTAGTACTACTGACCTGGGCACCAGTACTTTGAACAATGCCAAGGTTGCCTTCACCTATAGAACCCATTTGACATCTTATAGAATATAGAGACATGGACTCAGTGGAGATAGTTATGGCGTATTCCAGCGACCTTAGTGATGCAGAATGGGAGATTGTTGAACCGCTGTTATTGGAATTGCTACCTAAGAAGAAAAAAACTCGTCCCCCGAAATGGACAAATAGACAAATCATTAATGGCATCTTGTATCAACTCAAAAATGGTTGTAATTGGTGCGACTTACCTAGAGACTTACCCCCTTATTCAACTGTTTACTGGCACTATAAACAATGGCGAGCCGCTGGAGTATTGACCGAGTTGATGCACAGATTGCACCAACAGGTACGAGAGCAGGTTAAAAAAAAATCCCAATGGACAACCCTAATCATCATTGACTCCCAAGCGGTAAAAAATACTTGTAATGCGAGTATTGATTCTAAAGGATATTGTTTTTACAAAGCTACTAATGGTATCAAGCGACATTTGGCTGTAGATACCCTTGGATTTCCTTTTTTCACTCATTGTACGCCTGCCAATGTATCGGATGATGTGGGATTAGTGGAAATGTTGACCCTAAATATGGATTATTTTAGGGCTGAGCCGGTGACGATTCCCAAAATTACAATTTTGTTAGACCGGGGTTATCATATTAACTTTTTAATCAAAAAATTAGAGCAGATTTATCCACAAATTATGACCAAAATCCGCTTTGAATTGTCAAGGAAGCCGTCAAAACAAAAGAAATCAGGCTTTGTGCCTGTGACGGCTAGGTGGGTGATTGAGCGGTCGAATGCTTGGATGGAGCGGTGCAAGAGTCTGGTCAAGAACTTTGAACGAACTCTGACCCATGCCGTCACCAAAATAAACCTACAGTCTTTTAAGTGCTTATGGGATACAGTTGAACCCCACTTGCCGTAAGTCAATTATTATTCTGAGCCTTGAGAATGATGGAGGCTTTTTGTATCCTTTAATTGATAAATAGACTGTATGTTTTATTTGCCTTATGGTGAAGCGTCTCGCATCTCCTCCTTGAAATCTCAAATGGGTTCTATGTGCAGATGCTAATATGGTTCAGCTAAGCTCATCCATCTGTCGGTATAAAAAATTATTATTTCCATGCCCTTACCCCTGGCGATTGTCCTGGGCACCCGCCCGGAAGCCATTAAACTTGCGCCTGTGATTCAGGTTTTACGCCAAAACCCCCACTGGCAGGTCACGGTGATTACGACCGGCCAACATCGGGAAATGGTCGCTCAAATCTTCAGTTGGTTTGATTTACAGTGTGATTACGATTTGGAAATTATGCAACCGGGGCAAACCCTGGAGCAAATTACCTGTCGGACGCTGGAACGGTTGTCCCCTTTGCTGAAAACCCTCCAACCCCGGTTGGTACTGGTGCAGGGGGATACGACCACGGCATTTGCGGCGGCGCTGGCGAGTTTTTATCAACGCCTTCCCATCGGTCATGTGGAAGCGGGGTTACGCACGGACGACCTGTTCAGCCCCTACCCGGAAGAGGCAAACCGCCGACTGATTTCCCAGATTGCCCAGTTGCATTTTGCCCCCACCCCCCTGGCAGTGCAGTACCTGGAACAATCCCGGGTGACTGGACAGATTCATCACACTGGCAATACGGTGATTGATGCCCTGTTGCAGGTGGCGGCGCAACAGCCCGATTGCCCCATCCCTGGTTTGGATTGGCAAAAGTACCGGGTACTGCTGGCGACAGTGCATCGCCGGGAACATTGGGGGGAACCCCTGGCTCGGATTGCTCAGGCGTTTTTGGGGATTCTGGCGCAGGTGCCGGATACCGCCCTGGTACTGCCACTCCATCCCAATCCCCAGGTGCAAGCGATACTCAAGCCCGCCCTGGCCGACCATCCCCGCATTTTTTTGACCCCGCCCCTGGACTACCCGCAACTGGTGGCTGTCCTGCAAAAGTGTTACCTGGTGCTCACCGACTCTGGCGGCATTCAGGAGGAAGCCCCTGCCCTGGGTAAACCGGTTTTGGTCCTGCGGGACACGACGGAACGCCCGGAGGCCATTGCGGCAGGAACGGCGGCACTGGTGGGAACCGATACAGACAAAATTATTACCAAAGCCGTGGAATTGCTCCGGGAACCCCAGCAGTACGCTCAGATGGCGAATGCGGTGAACCCGTTTGGGGATGGCAAAGCGGCCCAACGTATTGATAAAATTATTACAGAATACTTAACTTAAACCCGATGGCAAAAAGCCGCAGTCACTACATTTGCCGGGAATGTGGGGCGGAGTACAGCCAGTATTTTGGCCAGTGCCGCAACTGTGGGACGTGGAATAGTTTGGATGAGGTGGCGGTGCTCCCAGAGCGGGGGCGGAAATCTCGCAGTGGGGGGATAGCGCAACCCCGGCAGGCTTTGCCCTTGTCCCAGGTGAGCGACCAGGATTGGCAACGGTTGTCCACGGGTTCGGGGGAGTTTGACCGGGTGTTGGGGGGCGGCATTGTCCCCGGTTCCCTGGTGCTGGTGGCGGGGGATGCGGGGATCGGCAAGTCAACGTTGTTATTACAAACGCTGGCGGCTTTGGCAGGGCAGATGCCGGTTTTATACGTCTGTGCGGAGGAGTCGGCGCAACAGGTGAAATTGCGGGCCAAGCGGTTGACCACGGCGGCGGATGGGGAGCAGTTGTACCTACTGGCGGAAACCCAGTTGGAGGCAATCTTGGCGGAATTGGACAGTCTGCATCCCCCGGTGGCGGTGATTGACAGTATTCAAGCCCTGATGTATTCGGCTTTGACTTCGGCTCCGGGTTCGGTGGCGCAGGTGCGGGAATGTACGGCGGCGTTGATGCGGGTAGCCAAGCAAAATCACACGGCGTTATTTATTGTTGGACATATTACCAAGGAGGGGGCAATTGCCGGGCCAAAAGTATTGGAGCATTTGGTGGATACGGTGCTGTATTTTGAGGGGGATGCGTTTGCCAATTTTCGCTTGTTACGGGCGGGGAAAAATCGCTTTGGCCCCAGTTATGAATTGGGCATTTTTGAAATGACCCCACAGGGCTTAAAAGAAGTCACGAATCCTTCGGTTTTATTCCTCAGTCATCGGGAATCGCCAGCGCCGGGAGTGGCCACGATTGTTGCCTGCGAAGCCAGCCGTCCCCTACTTGTAGAAATTCAAGCATTAGTTAGCCCCACCAGCTATGGCACGCCCCGGCGGGTGGCCACGGGTATTGATTACAATCGGTTGGTGCAAATTTTAGCAGTGTTAGAAAAACATCTGGGCGTTCCCCTGGCGAAATTTGATGTGTATGTGGCTTCGGCGGGGGGGTTGGGGGTGTCGGAACCGGCGGCAGATTTGGGCATTGCTTTGGCGGTGATGGCCAGTTTTCGCAATTGTTTGGTCGAGCCGCAAACCGTGTTAATTGGGGAACTGGGTTTAAGTGGGCAAATCCGGCCGGTGCAACAGTTAGAAACCCGGCTGAAGGAAGCGGTGAAATTGGGCTTTCAACGGGCGATTATTCCTATGAATAACACTGAGGCTATCCCTGGGTTGGCACTGATCCCGGTACAGCGGATTTTGGCGGCGATTTTGGCGGCACTACCAGCGGCGGCAGGGGGTTAAACTTCTGGCACAATAGAAACCTATGGGGAATACATTTGGGCATTTGTTTCGGGTCACGACCTTTGGGGAGTCCCACGGGGGGGCGGTGGGGGTGGTCGTCGATGGCTGTCCGCCCCGTTTGCCTTTGGAGGTGGCGGAGATTCAGGCGGAACTGGACCGGCGGCGGCCGGGGCAAAGCAAAATTACCACACCCCGCCAGGAACTGGATCGGTGTGAAATTCTCTCCGGGGTGTTTGAGGGGCAAACGCTCGGCACACCAATTTTGCTCCTGGTGAAAAATCAGGATGCTCGTAGCCAGGACTATCAGGAAATGGCCAGCACGTTTCGCCCTTCCCATGCGGATGCCACCTATCAGGCCAAGTACGGTATTCGCAATTGGCAGGGGGGGGGACGGGCTTCTGCCAGGGAAACGATTGGGCGGGTGGCGGCCGGGGCGATTGCCAAAAAAATTCTGCGCCAGGTGGCGGGGACGGAAATTTTGGCTTACGTGGAGCGGGTGAAGGATGTGCAGGCCTGCGTTGACCCCGAACGGGTGACACTGGCGGAGATTGAGAGCAATATTCTGCGCTGTCCGGACCCGGAAATGGCCGCCCAAGCCATTGATTTGATTGACACCTACCGCAAGGAGGGCAATTCCGTCGGGGGGGTGGTGGGCTGTGTGGCCCGCTCGGTGCCGGTGGGGTTGGGGGCACCCGTATTTGACAAGTTGGAGGCGGATTTAGCCAAGGCGGTGATGTCTCTGCCTGCCAGCAAAGGGTTTGAAATCGGCTCTGGGTTTGCGGGCACGATGCTGACTGGGCGGGAACACAACGACGAATTTTACCGGGATGAGCAGGGCCGGATTCGCACCCGTACCAACCGCTCCGGGGGCATCCAGGGGGGCATCAGCAACGGCGAAACGATCTATCTGCGGGTGGCGTTCAAACCTACGGCGACCATTTTGCAACCCCAGGCGACGGTCACCCAAGACGCTGAGGAGGTGGTACTGACACCGAGAGGCCGGCACGACCCTTGCGTGTTACCCCGGGCGGTACCGATGGTGGAGGCGATGGTTGCCCTGGTGCTCTGTGACCACTTGCTCCGCCATCAGGCGCAATGCCGCATCTGGGAGTAAGGTTCTCTTGCTCAAACCGGGCGATAGGGATTACTGTTGCAGGAATTTTGCCAGGATTGTCACCTGCGCCAACAGCACAATCAAACAGTCCACCAGGCGCAATTGCCCATCGGGAAATTCCAGCACCAGGGGTTCAAACACCAGGGCCCGGGGGCGTTGCAAAGCCGCTAGCGCCGCATCCACAATCCGGGTGGAACTGGGAAGTTGTAATTTGTCCGCCTTCAGCACTTCCACCAAAATCTGAATCGGGCGTTTGGGGTAAATTTCGGAACTATAAACCTGTTGCATATGGGACTCAAACCGTTGGCGGCCAATGGCACCAATCACCGTGTCCCCGTCCACAATCATCATCCCCGGCACATCCGGGTGATTTTTCATGTACTCCATCACCTCCCGGGTCAAGGTGGCGGCAGGCACTTTATAATCGTGGGACGGCAAAACATCCAGGGTGGCGGCGGGGGTGAGATGGCTAAAATCAGGATAGGACATACAAACACCTCGGCGACGTGATGGGGAAGCCAACTTTTACCATAGCCAGTTCCCTGGCCCCCGGTGGTTAAGCGCAAGTTAAGGTTCCCGTCCCATTGCCCAGCGGATTTGCCGGATCATGCCCCGCAACAAAGCCAGTTCTGCCGGGGTGGGAGTCGCCCGGTACAGGAGGTGGCGGATTTTGGCCATGCGCCGTTCCCGGGTGTGGGGGTAGAGGTAGCCCACGGTGAGTAACAAATCTTCTAAATCCCGCAGATAATCCTCTAGCACGTCCAGGGGCACGGATAGGGTGGGGGGCGGGTTGGTTGGGGAACATTCCTGCTGGTACTGATAAATTTCGTACAGGCAAATCCCCACCGCCTGCGCTAAATTCAGGGAATGATACTCGGGACTGGTGGGCAAGGTCACCTGCCGTTGGGTCAATTGCAGTTCCGCCCAGGTGAGTCCCCGCTCCTCCGGGCCAAAGACCAGTGCCACCGGCTCTGTATCTGCCAACAACCAGGGCAAGACCTGTTTGAGGGGTTCCCCGGGGGGATTGCGTCCGAGGGTGGCCACCGCTCGATGACAACCGGTTAGGGCTGTGGTCAGGTCAGGCACCACCTGCGCCTGGGTGAGGATTTCCGGGGCATGAACCGCCATCCGCCGTGCCCTTTCCCCTAACCAATCACACCGGGGTTGTACTAAAATCAGTTCCCGGCTGGCAAAGTTTTTCATCACTCGGGCGACGGCTCCCACATTCAATTCCCCCGCCGGTTCGACCAGAATAATTCGCACGGATGGCCTATTCATCGGTTTGTGAGGGAAGCTAGTCTCCCTGTAAGGTTGGTTGTGGGGGCAATTTTTGCTCCGAAGGAATCAAATTTCTGAGGGTAATTTTAATGAGAGTTCGGAGGTATTCTCAATAATCAGAGTTTCAAGTAAGTAATGATGTCGTATGGTGATCAACGCCCAAAATCCTTTTAGGGAGAGAGGTTTACTAAGATTATGTCCCATGCCAACATTAGTAAAGTGAAACTCTCCAAATTGTTACTCGCAATTAAATAACGGCACTTTTTAGCACGTTTCCGCAGTGGGAGCCACCGCCGCTTCTTGCCAGGGGCATTCATACCGCTGGGCGTAATAGTCCAGGAGTTGTTGGAGCCGTTCCGCCTGGGCAGGGGTCTCCCAAGTGCAGGTAATGCCCCCAATTTGGCTATGTTCGTAGGCAAAGGGAGTTTGGGGGGGCAATAGGTGGGTTTCGATGCCAAACAGGGCGCAGTGGGCACTCAATTCCCGATACACCCCCAGGGGTAATTTGGGCTGGTAGAGAGTGCGCTGGATCATTCCGGGATGATACAGCAGTTGACCCCATCCACGCAGACTTTGCCGGATTGTAATGCCCAACGTACCAGGGCGACCCGGTTTTCGGTGGCGGTTTTGGTGAGAATGTTGCTGATGTGGTTGTCCACGGTGCGTTTGCTGATTTCCAGGCGTTCGGCTATGTCCTGGTTTTTTAAGCCAGCGGCTACCAATTCCACAATTTCAATTTCCCGTTCGGAGAGGACAGAACGGGGGGGCGGTTGACGTTTTAAGGTTTCTGAATCTGCCATAGCCAGCGGTGGGTAGGGAATTAATACCCATCATAGGGCAAGGGTTCCGCAGATTCTGGTCTTTTACTTGGTTTGATTTTCGATTTGGGTGGGGGCTTGACCTCGCTGAGCAGTTGTTCGACCTGGCTGAGACCGGTGGCATTCTCCTGCCGTTGGTAGAGGCTCCGGGCGGTGAGCAGGACGCTTTCGGCTTCCACATTTTTCTGTTGGCGGTGCAGGGCGAACCCCAATTGGTGGTGGGCGATGGCTAATTCTGGCTCCAGTTGGATCACCTGGCGGTAGGCGAGCACGGCTTGTTCCCAGTTTTGCTGTTGGATGTACAACTGCCCCAGGGCGGTGTAGGCACGGGCGGGTTGGAGTTGGACGGCCAGTTCATAGGTGCGGATGGCGCCGGGCAGGTCGCCGGTGGTTTCCTGGAGTTTCGCCAGTTGGAAGTAAATTTCTGCGTCCTGGGGGTTGAGGGCGAGGGCGTTGAACAGGAGTTGTTTGGCGCGGGGGGTGTCCCCTTTTAAGGCCCAACTGAGGGCGATCAACCGCTGGATGGTGGTGTTGCGGGGGGCGAGTTGGGCGGCTCGGGTGAGGGTATCCAAGGCCCGTTCCGGTTGTTCGGTTTTCAGCCAGACCCGTCCCAGGGCTTCGTGGAGCGCCACGGATTTGGGGTTCAGCACCAGGCCCCGCCCCAAGGTTGCCAAACTGGCTTGGGGATTGCCCAGGCGTTCCTGGGTGGCGGCTAAGCCCAGATAGGCGGTCACTTGCCGGGCATTTAAGCGTAAACTCCGATTGTAACTGCCGCTGGCTTCCAGATATTCCCCCAGTTCCGCCTGCACCAGGGCCAGGGCGTTGAAAAAGTCGGCATTTTTGGGGCTGAGGGTGACGGCCCGTTGGTAGGCAGTCAGGGCGGCGGGCCAGTTCCTCTGTTGGGTGTGGATGTAGCCAATGGCCGCAAAAACCGCCCCATTATCCGGGGACAATTCCGCTACCCGTTGGTACACTGCCAAGGCGGCGGTGAGATTCCCCTGGCGAACCAGTTCCCGCCCCTGCCGCAGGAGTTGGTTGACATTTTGCTGAACCGCAGGCACCCGCATCGGCGGGGTTTGCGCCAACACCGGGGTACCCACCAGCCCGGCACTAACGCTGAGTAAAAGTGGCCAGATCATTCCTGCATATTACCTGGTGTGTGAAGATAGTGGGTTAAAACCCGTTTTCCAGAATAGCGGCTTTCGGAGCGAAGGGTATCATGGCGGCAATTCCTACACTACCTATTATTAATGAGCTTATTCATGAGCGTTTGGGTAAATCAATGGGTGATGCCAGCTTTTGGCAGTCCATCGCAACCCAACGCCACGCCCACGCCCAACGTTACCAACCCTGGCTGGGTGAGGGGAATGGTGCGAATGCCCCTTTTACGGTTGTGGTTATCGGGGCACCGGGGGTAGGGAAATCTACCCTTTTGCGCCAGTTGATTCACCCTTTGCCCCTGGCGGCGGGCACCACCCCCTGGCCGGTAAGTGTTTTTACGCCGGAACCGCCGGTGCTGTGGACGGATACCCCCGGTTGGAGCAGTGACCAAGCTCCCGCCATTCGGTGCGCCCTGGA comes from Synechococcus sp. C9 and encodes:
- the radA gene encoding DNA repair protein RadA, yielding MAKSRSHYICRECGAEYSQYFGQCRNCGTWNSLDEVAVLPERGRKSRSGGIAQPRQALPLSQVSDQDWQRLSTGSGEFDRVLGGGIVPGSLVLVAGDAGIGKSTLLLQTLAALAGQMPVLYVCAEESAQQVKLRAKRLTTAADGEQLYLLAETQLEAILAELDSLHPPVAVIDSIQALMYSALTSAPGSVAQVRECTAALMRVAKQNHTALFIVGHITKEGAIAGPKVLEHLVDTVLYFEGDAFANFRLLRAGKNRFGPSYELGIFEMTPQGLKEVTNPSVLFLSHRESPAPGVATIVACEASRPLLVEIQALVSPTSYGTPRRVATGIDYNRLVQILAVLEKHLGVPLAKFDVYVASAGGLGVSEPAADLGIALAVMASFRNCLVEPQTVLIGELGLSGQIRPVQQLETRLKEAVKLGFQRAIIPMNNTEAIPGLALIPVQRILAAILAALPAAAGG
- the aroC gene encoding chorismate synthase is translated as MGNTFGHLFRVTTFGESHGGAVGVVVDGCPPRLPLEVAEIQAELDRRRPGQSKITTPRQELDRCEILSGVFEGQTLGTPILLLVKNQDARSQDYQEMASTFRPSHADATYQAKYGIRNWQGGGRASARETIGRVAAGAIAKKILRQVAGTEILAYVERVKDVQACVDPERVTLAEIESNILRCPDPEMAAQAIDLIDTYRKEGNSVGGVVGCVARSVPVGLGAPVFDKLEADLAKAVMSLPASKGFEIGSGFAGTMLTGREHNDEFYRDEQGRIRTRTNRSGGIQGGISNGETIYLRVAFKPTATILQPQATVTQDAEEVVLTPRGRHDPCVLPRAVPMVEAMVALVLCDHLLRHQAQCRIWE
- a CDS encoding RNA methyltransferase, which gives rise to MNRPSVRIILVEPAGELNVGAVARVMKNFASRELILVQPRCDWLGERARRMAVHAPEILTQAQVVPDLTTALTGCHRAVATLGRNPPGEPLKQVLPWLLADTEPVALVFGPEERGLTWAELQLTQRQVTLPTSPEYHSLNLAQAVGICLYEIYQYQQECSPTNPPPTLSVPLDVLEDYLRDLEDLLLTVGYLYPHTRERRMAKIRHLLYRATPTPAELALLRGMIRQIRWAMGREP
- a CDS encoding LuxR C-terminal-related transcriptional regulator; its protein translation is MADSETLKRQPPPRSVLSEREIEIVELVAAGLKNQDIAERLEISKRTVDNHISNILTKTATENRVALVRWALQSGKVCVDGVNCCIIPE
- a CDS encoding tetratricopeptide repeat protein: MIWPLLLSVSAGLVGTPVLAQTPPMRVPAVQQNVNQLLRQGRELVRQGNLTAALAVYQRVAELSPDNGAVFAAIGYIHTQQRNWPAALTAYQRAVTLSPKNADFFNALALVQAELGEYLEASGSYNRSLRLNARQVTAYLGLAATQERLGNPQASLATLGRGLVLNPKSVALHEALGRVWLKTEQPERALDTLTRAAQLAPRNTTIQRLIALSWALKGDTPRAKQLLFNALALNPQDAEIYFQLAKLQETTGDLPGAIRTYELAVQLQPARAYTALGQLYIQQQNWEQAVLAYRQVIQLEPELAIAHHQLGFALHRQQKNVEAESVLLTARSLYQRQENATGLSQVEQLLSEVKPPPKSKIKPSKRPESAEPLPYDGY